The Engystomops pustulosus chromosome 9, aEngPut4.maternal, whole genome shotgun sequence genome includes a window with the following:
- the NSDHL gene encoding sterol-4-alpha-carboxylate 3-dehydrogenase, decarboxylating, whose translation MATRIRPASKKCTVIGGSGFLGQHMVERLLDKGYSVNVFDIRQGFENERVQFFLGDLCSKSDLLPALQGVNIVFHCASPAPHSNNKELFYKVNYTGTRTIIQACKEAGVQKLVLTSSASVVFEGKDIKNGAEDLPYAQNPIDYYTETKILQEKEVLGANDPANNFLTVAIRPHGIFGPRDPQLIPIMVETAKSGKMKIMIGNGENLVDFTYVENVVHGHILAAEYLQKDSPLCGKAYHITNDEPIPFWTFISRVLVGLNYEAPKYKIPYWLAYYLALLLSFLVFILSPVVTIKPTFTPMRVALAGTYHYYSCERAKKDMGYKPVVSLDKAIEKAVQSYPHLRRAS comes from the exons GCCAGCAAGAAATGCACAGTGATTGGTGGCTCAGGATTCCTGGGGCAGCACATGGTGGAGCGCCTACTGGATAAAGGATACTCGGTCAACGTGTTTGACATCCGCCAGGGCTTTGAGAATGAGCGGGTGCAGTTTTTCCTTGGTGATCTGTGTAGTAAATCG GATTTGCTTCCCGCACTCCAAGGTGTGAATATCGTCTTCCATTGCGCCTCCCCGGCTCCTCATAGCAACAACAAGGAGCTGTTCTACAAAGTCAACTACACGGGGACCAGGACCATCATCCAGGCCTGCAAGGAGGCCGGCGTCCAG AAACTGGTGTTGACCAGCAGTGCCAGCGTGGTGTTTGAAGGCAAAGACATCAAGAATGGAGCGGAGGACCTTCCCTATGCCCAGAACCCCATTGACTATTATACAGAGACCAAGATCCTTCAAGAAAAG GAAGTTTTGGGAGCAAATGACCCAGCAAATAACTTCCTGACGGTGGCGATTCGCCCTCATGGCATTTTCGGCCCAAGAGACCCACAACTCATTCCCATAATGGTGGAGACGGCAAAAAGCGGCAAGATGAAAATCATGATTGG AAATGGAGAAAATTTGGTGGATTTCACTTATGTGGAGAATGTAGTACATGGTCATATCCTGGCAGCTGAATATCTACAGAAGGACTCTCCTCTTTGTGGAAAG GCGTACCACATCACAAATGACGAGCCCATTCCCTTCTGGACTTTCATCTCCCGGGTTCTGGTTGGCCTGAATTATGAAGCTCCCAAGTACAAGATCCCCTATTGGTTGGCTTATTACCTGGCGCTGCTCCTCTCCTTCTTGGTCTTTATCCTGAGTCCGGTTGTCACGATTAAGCCGACGTTTACTCCGATGAGAGTTGCGCTGGCCGGAACGTACCACTATTACAGCTGTGAGCGGGCCAAGAAGGACATGGGCTACAAGCCAGTGGTCAGCCTGGACAAAGCTATAGAGAAGGCCGTCCAGAGCTACCCACATCTCAGGAGAGCAAGTTAG